The proteins below come from a single Kitasatospora sp. NBC_00315 genomic window:
- a CDS encoding LysM peptidoglycan-binding domain-containing protein: protein MAAPRAKNHARRDHQAPSGRRPAPRPPRRRGTAGALAGALASLVALILLLVGLPAVLFYGTLAVAAMGDVAPGGVGHLLTGPDDGQLFLWALVAIGWLAWLCFALSVLLEIPAQLRGRVARRIPAFGWSQRIAAGLVGSVIALLPVAGSAFAATPDRAPAVTAPAQVAAAPQHAALTAAPAAPAPSAGQQPGYTVRDSRPADSLWSIAERQLGSGSRWVEIAKLNDGRVMDDSGIRFDADRPIQPGWQLLMPADAAPDGAGPSAPAGRSAPDAPQTGTTGAQPGAGQHAQVTVEAGDTLSGIAEKELGSADAWPQLFEANKGVQAPDGERLSDPDEVVPGMVLAIPGAQAPAPTPAPDPAPAPGPDPAPASPAPSVPAPASPAPSVPAPAATATPQATTAPAPATTPAPATTPSTTPSGAAAHAPAAAHGRENPSDDYTVALAASTVGVLLAAIMIGTVARRRGGQQRARRPRHRIAMPGPTAAAFEAELKARQDSSGLDLLNRALRTMARNTTRAGKRLPAIVAARVTPGRTVELHLSAPAAPIAPFRAAHAPNVWWCPEDASDLLSAGQAAKTAAPYPALVTLGASPDGAVVLADLETVRLLHLSGHPDDARDVLRTLALELAHSPLADRLHLHLVDLAEDLPIAGPAAERVHRHPSLEAALAALGPRTAKARATLVAANAASPRDARSRGEADEAWIPEIVLCAQQPGGDVPSELGRLLDARPRTCVAVITRAPERGTGPVARWTLPSTGQAVLPGLHIGLELQRLTGHQYDNVSELLRSAGDTTQHPAPGWTIEGPGPDLEPTELPAPMPVLVAVGAPEREADSPAGAAPGTADAAGPRLLARVIGTGVSPFAGTDPAAPLTPSAPRPQPPAAVPPGQGGRADLNGRGRQAANTVSAEPGSTPDAPPGASPESNPAPGAVTPSGPGAVTPSTPGTVTPSAPTPGPGALAAQAVGQHVPRQPAPGQPVVPGAATPSAARPPKTPPAQPVVPVPPAPAAGPASATGAPAAPVPVPVPAPMPASVPVPVPSPAVTGAAGAPVLPAPRTTVRTDAEDLLAILRSPEAHASRTAPRIRLLGPADVIGATGPTEPAALLRLTELAAYLALRPGAEAIALDHDLHPGAAHLEPHPALGQDDPDGRPGNPLSAKLADLAGWFGSSADGRAFLRTDTAEGYAFAPTVTCDWDEFRSLYRRGMRSTSATADAALAHALALVRGAPFAEAPPAAFGWAEAERQDMISAIVDTAHELAARRLQYGDHRSAEAAVFRGLAVAPDVELLHRDLFYAYASAGARDQLVRAVNRLDALSRRTGRDLDADTVALLRDLLAG, encoded by the coding sequence ATGGCCGCGCCACGTGCCAAGAACCACGCCCGTAGGGACCACCAGGCCCCGTCCGGCCGCCGCCCGGCGCCCCGCCCACCGCGCCGGCGCGGCACGGCGGGCGCGCTGGCCGGTGCCCTCGCCTCGCTGGTCGCCCTGATCCTGCTGCTGGTCGGCCTCCCGGCCGTGCTGTTCTACGGCACCCTGGCGGTCGCCGCGATGGGCGACGTCGCGCCCGGCGGCGTCGGGCACCTGCTGACCGGCCCGGACGACGGGCAGCTCTTCCTCTGGGCGCTGGTCGCGATCGGCTGGCTCGCCTGGCTCTGCTTCGCGCTCTCCGTCCTGCTGGAGATCCCGGCGCAGCTGCGCGGGCGGGTCGCCCGCCGGATCCCGGCGTTCGGCTGGAGCCAACGGATCGCCGCGGGCCTGGTCGGCTCGGTGATCGCGTTGCTGCCGGTCGCCGGATCGGCCTTCGCCGCGACGCCGGACCGCGCCCCGGCCGTGACCGCCCCGGCCCAGGTGGCCGCGGCGCCGCAGCACGCCGCACTGACCGCCGCGCCGGCCGCTCCGGCGCCGTCCGCCGGGCAGCAGCCCGGATACACCGTGCGCGACAGCCGCCCCGCCGACAGCCTGTGGTCCATCGCGGAGCGCCAACTCGGCTCCGGATCGCGCTGGGTGGAGATCGCCAAGCTCAACGACGGCCGGGTGATGGACGACTCCGGCATCCGCTTCGACGCCGACCGGCCGATCCAGCCCGGTTGGCAGCTGCTGATGCCGGCCGACGCGGCGCCGGACGGCGCCGGGCCGAGCGCCCCCGCCGGCCGATCCGCGCCGGACGCCCCGCAGACGGGCACGACCGGCGCACAGCCCGGGGCCGGGCAGCACGCCCAGGTCACCGTCGAGGCCGGGGACACGCTTTCCGGCATCGCCGAGAAGGAGTTGGGCAGCGCCGACGCCTGGCCGCAGCTCTTCGAGGCGAACAAGGGCGTCCAGGCGCCGGACGGGGAACGGCTGAGCGACCCGGACGAGGTCGTGCCGGGGATGGTCCTGGCGATCCCGGGTGCCCAGGCCCCGGCGCCGACCCCCGCGCCCGACCCGGCGCCGGCCCCCGGGCCCGATCCCGCCCCGGCGTCCCCCGCCCCGTCCGTGCCCGCCCCGGCGTCCCCCGCCCCGTCCGTGCCCGCCCCGGCGGCCACCGCGACCCCGCAGGCGACGACCGCCCCCGCCCCCGCGACGACCCCGGCCCCCGCGACCACGCCGAGCACCACCCCGAGCGGGGCCGCCGCGCACGCCCCGGCCGCCGCGCACGGCCGGGAGAACCCCAGCGACGACTACACCGTCGCCCTGGCGGCGTCCACCGTCGGCGTCCTGCTCGCCGCCATCATGATCGGGACGGTGGCCCGGCGCCGGGGCGGACAGCAGCGGGCCCGCCGCCCCCGGCACCGGATCGCCATGCCCGGCCCGACCGCCGCGGCCTTCGAGGCGGAGCTGAAGGCCCGCCAGGACTCCTCCGGCCTGGACCTGCTGAACCGCGCCCTGCGCACGATGGCCCGCAACACCACCCGCGCGGGCAAGCGCCTGCCCGCCATCGTCGCCGCCCGGGTGACCCCCGGCCGGACGGTCGAGCTGCACCTGTCCGCGCCCGCCGCGCCCATCGCGCCGTTCCGCGCCGCCCACGCCCCCAACGTCTGGTGGTGCCCGGAGGACGCCTCCGACCTGCTCTCCGCGGGCCAGGCCGCCAAGACCGCCGCGCCCTACCCGGCGCTGGTCACCCTCGGCGCCTCACCGGACGGCGCGGTGGTGCTGGCGGATCTGGAGACCGTGCGGCTGCTCCACCTGTCGGGCCATCCCGACGACGCCCGCGACGTGCTGCGCACCCTCGCCCTCGAACTGGCCCACAGTCCGCTGGCCGACCGGCTGCACCTGCACCTGGTGGATCTGGCCGAGGACCTGCCCATCGCGGGCCCGGCCGCCGAACGCGTGCACCGCCACCCGAGCCTGGAGGCCGCCCTGGCGGCGCTGGGTCCGCGTACCGCCAAGGCACGCGCCACTCTGGTGGCCGCCAACGCGGCGAGCCCCCGGGACGCCCGCAGCCGGGGCGAGGCCGACGAGGCCTGGATCCCGGAGATCGTGCTCTGCGCCCAGCAGCCGGGCGGCGACGTGCCCTCCGAACTCGGCCGCCTGCTCGACGCCCGCCCGCGCACCTGCGTCGCGGTGATCACCCGCGCACCCGAGCGCGGCACCGGCCCGGTCGCCCGCTGGACCCTGCCGAGCACCGGCCAGGCCGTCCTGCCGGGTCTGCACATCGGCCTGGAACTGCAGCGCCTGACCGGCCACCAGTACGACAACGTCTCCGAGCTGCTGCGCTCGGCCGGGGACACCACCCAGCACCCGGCGCCGGGCTGGACGATCGAGGGCCCCGGCCCCGACCTGGAGCCCACCGAACTGCCCGCCCCGATGCCGGTCCTGGTCGCGGTCGGCGCACCGGAGCGGGAGGCGGACAGCCCGGCCGGAGCGGCGCCCGGCACCGCCGACGCGGCCGGGCCCCGGCTGCTCGCCCGGGTGATCGGTACGGGCGTCAGCCCCTTCGCCGGCACCGACCCGGCCGCACCGCTGACACCGTCCGCGCCCCGGCCGCAGCCGCCCGCCGCCGTACCGCCGGGCCAGGGCGGCAGGGCCGACCTCAACGGCCGGGGCCGACAGGCCGCGAACACCGTGTCCGCGGAGCCGGGTTCGACCCCGGACGCACCGCCCGGCGCGAGCCCGGAATCGAATCCGGCCCCGGGCGCCGTGACCCCTAGCGGCCCGGGCGCCGTGACCCCGAGCACCCCGGGCACTGTGACCCCGAGCGCCCCGACCCCCGGTCCGGGCGCGCTGGCCGCCCAGGCAGTGGGACAGCACGTGCCGCGGCAGCCGGCGCCAGGTCAACCGGTCGTCCCGGGTGCGGCGACGCCCTCCGCGGCCCGGCCGCCGAAGACCCCGCCCGCCCAGCCGGTCGTCCCGGTGCCGCCGGCCCCGGCCGCCGGGCCCGCCTCCGCGACGGGTGCACCGGCGGCGCCCGTTCCCGTCCCCGTGCCGGCTCCCATGCCCGCTAGCGTCCCCGTGCCGGTACCGTCTCCGGCGGTGACCGGCGCCGCCGGTGCACCCGTACTGCCCGCGCCGCGCACCACGGTCCGCACGGATGCCGAGGACCTGCTCGCGATCCTCCGTTCGCCGGAGGCGCACGCGAGCCGTACCGCCCCCCGGATCCGTCTGCTCGGGCCCGCCGACGTGATCGGCGCCACCGGGCCCACCGAGCCGGCCGCACTGCTGCGCCTCACCGAGCTCGCGGCCTACCTCGCGCTGCGCCCGGGGGCCGAGGCGATCGCCCTGGACCACGACCTGCACCCCGGCGCGGCCCACCTCGAACCGCACCCGGCGCTCGGCCAGGACGATCCGGACGGTCGGCCGGGGAACCCGCTGTCCGCCAAACTCGCCGACCTGGCCGGCTGGTTCGGCAGTTCGGCCGACGGCCGTGCCTTCCTGCGCACCGACACGGCGGAGGGCTACGCGTTCGCCCCGACCGTCACCTGCGACTGGGACGAGTTCCGCAGCCTCTACCGACGCGGCATGCGCAGCACCAGCGCCACCGCCGACGCCGCCCTCGCGCACGCCCTCGCCCTGGTCCGCGGCGCACCGTTCGCCGAGGCGCCGCCGGCCGCCTTCGGCTGGGCCGAGGCGGAACGCCAGGACATGATCTCGGCCATCGTGGACACGGCGCACGAGCTCGCCGCCCGCCGCCTCCAGTACGGCGACCACCGCAGCGCCGAGGCCGCCGTCTTCCGGGGCCTGGCCGTCGCCCCGGACGTCGAACTCCTGCACCGGGACCTCTTCTACGCGTACGCCTCGGCCGGCGCCCGCGACCAGCTGGTGCGCGCGGTCAACCGTCTGGACGCGCTCAGCCGCCGGACCGGCCGGGATCTCGACGCCGACACGGTGGCGCTGCTGCGCGACCTGCTCGCTGGTTGA
- a CDS encoding TadE/TadG family type IV pilus assembly protein has product MTLSLAVVFPTVLVLVLLVVQGSMWWYAREVALVAAREGVDAGRLQGAATDGQKDAAARQQAESFLAREGSVVDRYGVTTDGSTPTTIQVSVVVVPHFMIPGVPTPELTQHASAPREQFVQQGGAP; this is encoded by the coding sequence ATGACGCTCAGTCTGGCCGTCGTCTTTCCCACCGTCCTGGTCCTCGTCCTGCTCGTGGTCCAGGGATCGATGTGGTGGTACGCCCGCGAGGTCGCCCTCGTCGCCGCCCGCGAGGGCGTGGACGCCGGACGGCTCCAGGGCGCCGCCACCGACGGGCAGAAGGACGCGGCGGCGCGGCAGCAGGCCGAGAGCTTCCTGGCGCGGGAGGGCTCGGTGGTCGACCGCTACGGGGTGACGACCGACGGCAGTACCCCCACGACGATCCAGGTCAGCGTGGTGGTGGTGCCGCACTTCATGATCCCCGGCGTGCCGACGCCCGAGCTCACCCAGCACGCCTCCGCCCCTCGCGAGCAGTTCGTCCAGCAGGGCGGTGCTCCGTGA
- a CDS encoding ATPase, T2SS/T4P/T4SS family: MRGSPLNQRPGADPAALPWSTPLPGPGGPVVTGRVTGPAPAGPLASAGRPPGDHAAVGPTAVPSALPALDKRGAGTRPAVDPQVARELKRQVAAELHQQLTKLSAGSGVEADRATRRQRGRALIEEAVARWSDAYAQTHGIPPTREQDRALAEAVFDLLFRAGRLQPYLDDPDIENILINGCDDVWISRVHQPLRQVPPVADTDAELVELLQDLARQHGGGERSLSTASPTLALRLEGGMRLQALTEVTPRPYVAIRRHRVASATLSDLIQLGTVDHTLAAFLAAAIRARKNVMITGTQGVGKTSLLRAMAAEIPPDERIGTLESEFELWLHTLGHLRQVVPMEAREGNGERVDGRLAGELTIGELIPAALRMTLSRIIVGEVRSGEVVPMLRVMTNGEGGSMCTLHARGPHMVVDRIAELCLEYGAHMTDSLAYRLTANAIDLIVHVTMVDETAVGGRRHRFVSHVLEVAGLGEHGRPALNTVFGPRIDQGEPRAVPHTPPNCLDDLRRAGFDASLLQAGYGSWAAPLQLRIGGAR, from the coding sequence GTGCGCGGTAGCCCCCTGAACCAGCGACCCGGCGCCGACCCCGCCGCGCTGCCCTGGTCGACGCCGCTGCCCGGCCCCGGCGGCCCGGTCGTCACCGGCCGGGTGACCGGACCGGCCCCGGCCGGCCCCCTGGCGTCCGCCGGCCGGCCTCCCGGCGACCACGCCGCGGTGGGACCGACCGCCGTGCCCTCCGCGCTGCCCGCGCTCGACAAGCGCGGAGCGGGCACCCGGCCCGCCGTCGACCCGCAGGTGGCACGCGAGCTCAAGCGCCAGGTCGCCGCCGAACTGCACCAGCAGCTCACCAAGCTGTCGGCCGGCTCCGGGGTGGAGGCGGACCGTGCCACCCGCCGCCAGCGCGGCCGCGCCCTGATCGAGGAGGCCGTGGCCCGCTGGTCGGACGCCTACGCCCAGACACACGGCATCCCGCCCACCCGGGAGCAGGACCGGGCGCTGGCCGAGGCAGTCTTCGACCTGCTGTTCCGCGCCGGGCGGCTCCAGCCCTACCTGGACGACCCGGACATCGAGAACATCCTGATCAACGGCTGTGACGACGTCTGGATCTCCCGGGTGCACCAACCGCTGCGCCAGGTACCGCCGGTGGCCGACACCGACGCCGAACTGGTCGAGCTGCTGCAGGATCTCGCCCGCCAGCACGGCGGTGGCGAGCGCAGCCTCTCCACCGCCAGTCCCACCCTGGCGCTGCGGCTGGAGGGCGGTATGCGGCTGCAGGCGCTGACCGAGGTCACCCCGCGCCCGTACGTCGCGATCCGCCGCCACCGGGTCGCCTCGGCGACCCTGTCGGACCTCATCCAGCTCGGCACGGTGGACCACACCCTGGCGGCCTTCCTGGCAGCCGCGATCCGGGCCCGGAAGAACGTGATGATCACCGGTACGCAGGGCGTCGGCAAGACCAGCCTGCTGCGCGCGATGGCCGCCGAGATCCCGCCGGACGAGCGGATCGGCACCCTGGAGTCGGAGTTCGAACTCTGGCTGCACACCCTCGGCCACCTGCGCCAGGTCGTCCCGATGGAGGCCCGGGAGGGCAACGGCGAGCGCGTCGACGGGCGGCTGGCCGGCGAGCTGACGATCGGCGAGCTGATCCCGGCGGCGCTGCGGATGACGCTCTCGCGGATCATCGTCGGCGAGGTCCGCTCCGGCGAGGTGGTCCCGATGCTGCGGGTGATGACCAACGGCGAGGGCGGCTCGATGTGCACCCTGCACGCGCGCGGCCCGCACATGGTGGTCGACCGGATCGCCGAACTCTGCCTGGAGTACGGCGCCCACATGACCGACAGCCTCGCCTACCGTCTCACCGCCAACGCCATCGACCTCATCGTGCACGTCACCATGGTCGACGAGACCGCCGTCGGCGGTCGCCGCCACCGGTTCGTCTCGCACGTCCTGGAGGTGGCCGGCCTCGGTGAGCACGGGCGGCCCGCACTGAACACCGTCTTCGGGCCGAGGATCGATCAGGGCGAGCCCCGGGCCGTCCCGCACACCCCGCCCAACTGCCTGGACGACCTGCGCCGGGCCGGCTTCGACGCCTCCCTGCTGCAGGCCGGGTACGGCAGTTGGGCCGCGCCGCTCCAGCTGCGGATCGGCGGCGCCCGATGA
- a CDS encoding type II secretion system F family protein, which produces MMLLFVLCGLMVTGGLIALAVGLRGTDPADGPADNPLATRAHTLWYGAPGTAAPRLVRLRRVQLPLALAGAPLGWLFTGIPLTALLVPVGVFGLPWLFDATRSDTHRIERLEALAEWTQRIADVLLLGVGLNQAIVTSRRTAPAALESEIAELAARLQSRWRPEDALRAFADSLADSTSDKVLAALVLRSGDSGPGLARALADLADSVREEVRQRRAIEADRAKHRTTIRWLVGIIVLVIVVGSFNSGYTAPYSTFVGQVVLAVLAAAFVAVIAWMRALASHPPLPRLLEPDRRSKAGRLAADAGPDAAEQSDVPAKEFR; this is translated from the coding sequence ATGATGCTCCTCTTCGTCCTCTGCGGCCTGATGGTCACCGGCGGCCTCATCGCCCTGGCCGTCGGCCTGCGTGGCACCGACCCCGCCGACGGGCCGGCCGACAACCCGCTCGCGACCCGCGCGCACACCCTCTGGTACGGCGCCCCGGGCACGGCCGCCCCCCGGCTGGTGCGGCTGCGCCGCGTCCAACTGCCGCTGGCGCTGGCCGGAGCGCCGCTCGGCTGGCTCTTCACCGGCATCCCGCTCACCGCGCTGCTCGTGCCGGTCGGCGTCTTCGGCCTGCCCTGGCTCTTCGACGCGACCCGCTCCGACACCCACCGGATCGAGCGGCTGGAGGCCCTCGCGGAGTGGACCCAGCGGATCGCGGACGTCCTGCTGCTCGGGGTCGGCCTCAACCAGGCCATCGTCACCAGCCGCCGCACCGCGCCCGCCGCCCTGGAGTCCGAGATCGCCGAACTGGCCGCCCGCCTGCAGTCCCGCTGGCGGCCCGAGGACGCGTTGCGCGCCTTCGCCGACAGCCTGGCCGACTCCACCTCCGACAAGGTGCTCGCCGCCCTGGTGCTGCGCTCCGGTGACAGCGGCCCCGGTCTGGCCCGGGCGCTGGCCGATCTCGCCGACTCGGTCCGGGAGGAGGTCCGCCAGCGCCGGGCGATCGAGGCCGACCGGGCCAAGCACCGCACCACGATCCGCTGGCTGGTCGGCATCATCGTGCTGGTGATCGTGGTCGGCTCCTTCAACAGCGGCTACACCGCGCCCTACAGCACCTTCGTCGGGCAGGTCGTGCTCGCGGTGCTGGCCGCCGCCTTCGTCGCCGTGATCGCCTGGATGCGCGCGCTGGCCTCGCACCCGCCGCTGCCCAGGCTGCTGGAGCCCGACCGCCGCAGCAAGGCCGGCCGACTCGCCGCCGACGCCGGCCCGGACGCGGCCGAGCAGAGCGACGTACCGGCGAAGGAGTTCCGATGA
- a CDS encoding TadE family protein produces MTYRPVRLRRSGRRGQDGPGAASGAGPDRGSVAIEAALLAPVLLTFVLLAVAAGRIQTAGGTVDAAARAGARTASISRVDRESAGRQAEDTVREVLRQDGVSCGRTFIDVTWGELDAPAGPLETVTVAVDCEVGLSDLLPGLPGTRNMHGGFTSVVDRYRGR; encoded by the coding sequence GTGACGTACCGGCCGGTGCGGCTCCGGCGCTCCGGACGCCGGGGGCAGGACGGCCCGGGCGCCGCGTCCGGCGCCGGACCGGACCGGGGCAGCGTGGCGATCGAGGCGGCGCTGCTCGCCCCGGTGCTGCTGACCTTCGTCCTGCTGGCCGTCGCGGCGGGCCGGATCCAGACGGCCGGCGGCACGGTGGACGCGGCGGCGCGCGCGGGGGCGCGCACCGCGTCGATCAGCCGCGTCGACCGGGAAAGCGCCGGCCGGCAGGCCGAGGACACCGTCCGCGAGGTGCTCCGGCAGGACGGGGTTTCCTGCGGGCGGACGTTCATCGACGTGACCTGGGGCGAACTCGACGCCCCGGCGGGCCCGCTGGAGACCGTGACCGTCGCGGTGGACTGCGAGGTCGGACTGAGCGACCTGCTTCCCGGGCTGCCGGGGACCAGGAACATGCACGGCGGCTTCACCTCGGTGGTCGACCGCTACCGGGGCCGATAG